A stretch of DNA from Papio anubis isolate 15944 chromosome 4, Panubis1.0, whole genome shotgun sequence:
TGCTGAGCATATGGCAGAGGACAGATGGCCTGTGTTCTGCATGACAAGGATAACTGTAAGGCAAGGCTGAATCCACTGGCCttacagttttcataaataataagtCCTGGCCATCCCATTCTTGATTGTGTGAAAACCCATTCAGGTTGTATTCCAAAGTCAAGAATAGTAGCACTGACTGCTGAGAGCTGGAGAAGGGTCAGTCTGGGCCTGGCTTGGCTGCTCCTTAAAAAGGAGGGAATCCAAACCCCAGGAAAAGTAGCAAAAAATGGGAGTGAGTTTCTGGGACCCTGACTGAGTACCTAAAGCATCAAGAGTCCAGTGTTCGCCACAGAGGAACACACTTGCCTATGAGCAAGATCCAGCTTCACTTTGGCTCAGCAAACAATAGATTGACACACCCTGGCCTCCTGAGATGCTTCTACTGTGGCCTAGTCTCAGCCACAAGGGCACAGGTGGGCTGTGGTCAGgcaacaggaagagaaagaaagggagagagattttGGGATGTGGGTACCTGACCCAGTATGGAAATCCCTGTATATTCCTAAACTTTTTCTTAGTCACTCTGTGAAAATTGTGGGACTTTGGTAGTAGAAAGCAAGTGAAGTAGAATGCAGCCATACAaggtttttcattgttttaagaaCTCCCTAGCCCCCAATCAACAAATCATGTCAGGTAAGTATAAATGTACAATTCTGATACGGCAGTAAAGCCAAATATACTCGATATATAAAAACAGTGGGCCCACCCTATCAGCAAGTTCTACATTTGTGAATTCATCAAActacagatagaaaatattcaaaaaaataaatggatggttCTGTCTCTATGGAACATGCACAGACTCTCTCTTGccattattccctaaataatacattataacaactgtttacattgtattaggtgttataagtaatctacagatgaATTACAGTATATGGGAAGATGTATGTAGGCAATAGGCAAATAGCACGCCATTTAATGTAAGGGACTTGggcatccacagattttggtatctatgAGGGATTGAGGGAGTTGGTCCTGGATCCAACCCTCCTCAGCTACTGACCACTGTAAGGTTCATACTTCTAAGTTTAAAATGCAActatgtgtgagtgcatgtggaTAGCATTTGTGTAAGAAAAGCCCTGTACTTGCttgtgatatataaaatattcacaagaaACTAGTACCACTGGTAGACATTGGGGAAAGTAAGTGgagtagaaaggaagaaagaagagttttCATGATtacattttatgtactttttaaatttgtattatgtattatttatacttatatattattaataaataaatatattccatttaaaaaataaataatgagctTTTATTATTCTTAACAACAGAGAAGACTCCAGCCTGATATCTATGGGACCTGAGTCCACACTGTGGAGGGCACAAGCTGTGGGAGGGCATGGAAGACACACCTCAGAGACTCCCCCAGTCCTGCCACCCTGCGGGAGACATTTCAAAGGAATCATAAACTCATGTGACCAGCAGGGAGGACAACACCAAAGAAACTTTTCCTACCTAAAATCAGCGGCTGTCCAGAGCTAGCACCTGGAAGGAGACACTCCCTCTCCTGGAGTCACATCTTCACTGGAAGGCAGGTGGGAGCTCACTGCTGTGACCCACGTATCCTCCTGTCTCTGCATCTCTATCCTGCTACTTTCTCTGACTGCATCTTCCTCTGTTCCTTGGTCAGTGTGTGAGAAGAGAACGTTGAACAAGTCACATCCTTGTCACTCTGAGTCAGAACTCTCATTTGACTTGGAAGATTTGTGCTTccgttttttcttctttttcttttcttttttccttttcttatgcttttctttcttcttctttttcttgtgtttctctTTACCTTCAGAGGAACTGGAGCTGCTCCCATCTTCATCTGAGGTAGAATCCTCCAGTAACTGTTTTAACTGCTGTATCCTAAACATTCAAAATTGATCAAAGAACAGTGAGTTTTAGCTTTAACTTATACAGTTTCTTAGATAAATATGtcattcagcactttgggaggccgagacgggcggatcacaagttcaggagatcaagaccatcctggctaacacggtgaaaccccgtctctactaaaatacgaaaaaaattagccgggcgaggtggcgggcgcctgtactcccagctactcgggaggctgaggcaggagaatggcgtgaacccgggaggcggggcttgcagtgagctgagatccagccactgcaccccagcctgggcaacagagccagactccgtctcaaaaaaaaaaaaaaaaaaagcagtatagGAGGAAGATGAATAACCATGTCACAaagacagtatttttctttttacctgttTTCTCCATTCTTCTCCACTGAATGCCTACTTTACGTGACTGTAACCAATGTACaagccattttgtatttttattgtcctAGACATTTCTCCTGTCTCCACAGTCCTTACAATTGTAATTTCTAACAGACGCATACTTTACTAAACCATTCCCCTACTGCTCAATTTCTTAATCTACATCTTTAACAGTTATCATGCCACCAATTTGAAAAAACCCTCCAATTTTTTCCACCTTTCTCTAatcatgtctaattttttttttttttagagatagggtcttcctctgtcacctaggctggagtgcagtggtacaatcatggctcactgcagcctcaacctcctggggtcaagtagatcctcccacctcatcctcctgagtggctggaactacaggtgcatgctgccatacctggctaatttttatttttaaatttttttgcaaagatggggttttgccatatggtccaggctggtctcaaacgcctagACTTcagtgatccgctggcctcgacctcccaaagtgttaggattacaggtgtgagccactgagcctggcctaagtataatttttaacaaaagctCAGATCCCTAAAGACTTTGGAGAAGATAATCTGAATCATATGAAAGTATCAATTGTACTGTACAAGTAGACAGCACAACATGGGTTGCCAACATCAACTGCAATGGCCAGAGAGCTGGACCAAGCCCATGGCTTTAAGCTAACCCAAGGAGAAGGCTGGCCTGCTCATTCCCAACACTGGCCTTTTCAGCCATGACTCCTGCACTCCACATATTTTCACAATTGAAGTACCATGTTTACTGCACCATTCCTCTAACACTAGAGTGGTTTTCTCcaactttatataattttaaaactttaagaggATATTGTTATCATCAGGATGACCTCACCTTACATCCTTTTCATGTCGTTTATTGTCTCGTATGATGTCATACATGGGATCTTCATGTGCCTTAAGCGTCAGAGAAGGTTAAGGTTTGGTTAGGCTTCATGGACCACAagttaaatacaataaaatgcctATGTTATGAAaaccagcttattttttttttttttctgtttgatgtAGCTGCATGTTCAACATGTTCTAGGTCACATCACTGAAAACTCATTTAGGCTAAAAAAAGGATTTTCCAATTAGAAAAATACAGGAAATGGCTACTCTCAGCACACTCTCtttggggtagccctgctctgcaggagcagtcacagagctgtaacactgccatctcaaaaccaaacaaaagaaaaatacaggaaataactgtcatctgaagaaaaaatatacGGACACTTTAATCTTACAATTTAAAGACATGTACTCTTTAAAGACTGGGAAATTAAATCCCTGATTTTAGTTATGAAACATGGCTTTTtacatagtaaattttaaaaaggggggtTGAATAGATAACAATgtctgtttcaggaaaaaaacaatcaCTCTTCCAAGTTATAAGCAAAGACCACTTTAAtaagaattcctttttttgttgaaGAGCTAATTTGTCATACAAATGTAATTTAATAAGCATGTAGTTAGCATCACACACTTTGGTCAAAGGGCTTCTGGGAATGTATTTTATGTGAACGTTCAGTTCACTGGTGACTTTCTGCTTCACTGATTTTCACTATTTCTGATAAATGTAAATTGACACTCTGGGACTTTACTTACCACTCTGAACTGCTCTAACTTTTGGTTGCCTTTGATAAAGAAAGGGCATTCTTTGTCGCCCGTTCGGTGACCATACCGTTTGCAACGCcaacctaaaaacaaaaagaattatttctgtGAGATAACAGTTTCACCTACTCAAGATAAAGAATCAGCAGAATATATTCaagtttttcttcattaaactccaactctaaaacaaaatataattatggACAAGCCATGTAAGATCCCAGAAACAGAGGTAAACTAATTGCTTTCCCAAGCATTCTTGAGTCTTATACCTTTAGGAATAATAATCTATCACCAAGTATTTATGAAGCAATCCAATGGAAAATTACTTCAaaaggtaagttttttttttttttttgagatagagtcctgctctgtcactcaggctggagtccagtggtgtgatctcggctcactgcaacctctgcctcctgggttcaagatgttcttctgtctcagcctcctgggtagctgggatttcaggtgcgcaccaccacacccggctaatttttgtatttttagtagagacggggttttgtcatgttgcccaggctggtcttgaactcctgacctcaggtgatccgcccacctcggcctcccaaagtgctgggattacaggcgtgaccaaccacgcccagcccaaaaattttttttaaagtgtgtctCAGTATATTTTtcagagtaaatattttcataaagtatCTCTGCTTCTCATTTACTATTTTAGACACTATAAAAGCTTCTTTCTCAGGTTGAGTCTGTTCAAAGCTCTCACTTATTATAAGTAAACAAAATCACAAGTTCTCTTAGAATATTAAcgttgactgggcacagtggctcatacctgtaatcctagcactttgggaggcagtggcgagcagattgcttgaggccaggacttcgagactagcttaggcaacatggtgaaaccctatctctacaaaaatacaaaaaaattagctgagcctggtggcgcacacctgtagtcccagctatcttggaggctgaggtgagatcacctgattctgggaggctgaggctgcagaaagctgtgatcgcaccactgtactccagcccgggtgacagattgagaccctgtttCCCTGACCCTGGTAGAAGGTTGTTTAATGTCTGGAAGAGGTAAAACAGAGGGTCTCTGACCAGGGAGAACAGGGAGACATCAGGTAGGTCTGAAGGAAGCTGCTACAGTGCCACAAAGGGTCACACGAATGAATGAAAAGCAGATGGACCCATTTCCAGACTCCTCCCACTCGGCTCCCAGAACACTCATAGCATGGCTTTCCCTCCACATGGGAGCCTTCTCTGGGAAAATATAATCCacccaaagaagaaaaactgatagATAATGAATTCTGAGGCATGTTATCTGTGCTCTTAACAAATGATGAGGCAATAAAGcattcctatcaaaattcttaaggaaactgatttttaaattagaattcaaTATCCTGGTAAAGTTAAAAATCTGTCAAAGACAATTCCAGAGAAGTAAAGGTCTTGACATTTTTATCTCCTATAAATCCATTTTGAAGGTAACTGCCATAGGATTTGTTATACCATAAGGagagaatataataataaagaagactCAAGACACAGGAAAATGGGTGATCCAGCATAGGAGAGAGGCTAAGGGAACTTGCAGAAAGATAGTGTCTTAGTCAGCTCGGGCTgacataacaaaatgccatacactgagtggcctaaacaacagaagaaactggttttctcattcattctgtaggttggaaATCTGAGATCAGGGTCCCAGCAAGGTGGGTTTGTGGTGAGAGCTTTCTTCCTGGCTTAAGATGACAGAcctctttctttgtcttcacatggcatGGGGTTAGGGGGTGGGGTGGATGCTTCCTCATCTAGAAGATGGAGAACATGCCTTGGCTATAAGAGGGCTGTGATGAGAACAAgttaaataaaagaagtaaacaCCCTTTGCAGCGTGTAAGTTGCATGGATTAGGGAAACTCTCCCACACTCACACTGCATCACTTTGACTTCTTTCCCCAGTGGCATCCAAAGTCCTTTAGTTGGTGCATGAGCCAGAAATTCCCTGGCGTGTTCATTGCCTGGTACATCTGGTATGCAATCTTCTGGCTTAGTCTCATCTTCCTAAAAAAGGGAACAGGTATAAACAGCATGGCAAGACAGTGCTGGATTCTCTCCTGCTCCTCTTGGAGCCACCCTCGCCTGGCTTTTTCCTGGGCTTCTGGTGCCAACAATATCTTAGTTACCcctcaaaactagaaaaaaagacaagttacaCCTGAttgaaaaaacaagaaacaaatgtaC
This window harbors:
- the LOC101017922 gene encoding retinitis pigmentosa 9 protein, with translation MSSRPGREDAGAGGARRPREPPEQELQRRREQKRRRHDAQQLQQLKHLESFYEKPPPGLIKEDETKPEDCIPDVPGNEHAREFLAHAPTKGLWMPLGKEVKVMQCWRCKRYGHRTGDKECPFFIKGNQKLEQFRVAHEDPMYDIIRDNKRHEKDVRIQQLKQLLEDSTSDEDGSSSSSSEGKEKHKKKKKKEKHKKRKKEKKKKKKRKHKSSKSNESSDSE